The proteins below come from a single Streptomyces sp. B3I8 genomic window:
- the egtB gene encoding ergothioneine biosynthesis protein EgtB, with product MTESASPTPTPRTTGATGPTGTTRTTGTTDTTAPTDPEALRTRALEALTTARERTALLTECVEEPDLLAQHSPLMSPLVWDLAHIGNQEELWLLRTVAGREAMRPEIDGLYDAFEHPRAARPSLPLLPPAEARRYAAEVRGRALDVLESTAFQGGRALTEAGFAFGMIAQHEQQHDETMLITHQLRTGPQALTAPDPAPVPPYRGPAEVLVPGGPFTMGTSTEPWSLDNERPAHRREVAAFHIDTVPVTNGAYQEFMADGGYDDARWWDPAGWAHIRTHTIRAPQFWRREDAQWLRRRFGVTEAVPPDEPVLHVSWYEADAYARWAGRRLPTEAEWEKAARFDPATGRSRRYPWGDADPGPAHANLGQHHLRPAPAGSYPEGESPLGVRQLIGDVWEWTSSDLAPYPGFRAFPYKEYSEVFFGPEYKVLRGGSFAVDPVACRGTFRNWDYPIRRQIFSGFRTARDAAPDAA from the coding sequence ATGACCGAGTCCGCCTCCCCGACACCGACCCCCCGCACCACCGGCGCGACCGGCCCCACCGGCACGACCAGAACCACTGGCACGACCGACACCACCGCGCCCACCGACCCCGAGGCCCTGCGGACCCGCGCCCTGGAGGCCCTGACCACCGCGCGCGAGCGCACCGCGCTCCTCACCGAGTGCGTCGAGGAACCCGATCTGCTCGCCCAGCACTCGCCGCTGATGTCCCCCCTGGTCTGGGACCTCGCGCACATAGGCAACCAGGAGGAACTCTGGCTGCTGCGCACGGTGGCCGGGCGCGAGGCGATGCGGCCGGAGATCGACGGCCTGTACGACGCGTTCGAGCACCCGCGCGCCGCACGGCCGTCGCTGCCGCTGCTCCCGCCCGCCGAGGCCCGCCGCTACGCCGCCGAGGTGCGCGGCCGGGCGCTGGACGTGCTGGAGAGCACCGCCTTCCAGGGCGGCCGGGCACTGACGGAGGCCGGTTTCGCCTTCGGCATGATCGCCCAGCACGAGCAGCAGCACGACGAGACCATGCTCATCACCCACCAACTCCGCACGGGCCCGCAGGCGCTCACCGCACCGGATCCGGCGCCGGTGCCGCCGTACAGGGGTCCGGCCGAAGTCCTGGTCCCCGGGGGTCCGTTCACCATGGGGACGTCGACCGAGCCCTGGTCGCTGGACAACGAACGGCCCGCGCACCGACGCGAAGTGGCCGCCTTCCACATCGACACCGTGCCCGTCACCAACGGCGCCTACCAGGAGTTCATGGCCGACGGCGGCTACGACGACGCGCGCTGGTGGGACCCGGCGGGCTGGGCGCACATCCGCACCCACACCATCCGGGCACCGCAGTTCTGGCGCCGTGAGGACGCGCAGTGGCTGCGGCGGCGGTTCGGCGTGACCGAGGCCGTCCCGCCGGACGAGCCGGTGCTGCACGTGAGCTGGTACGAGGCGGACGCGTACGCCCGCTGGGCCGGGCGGCGGCTGCCCACCGAGGCCGAGTGGGAGAAGGCCGCCCGCTTCGACCCGGCCACCGGCCGCTCCCGGCGCTACCCGTGGGGCGACGCCGACCCGGGCCCGGCCCACGCCAACCTGGGCCAGCACCATCTGCGCCCCGCCCCGGCCGGCAGCTACCCGGAGGGGGAATCCCCGCTCGGCGTACGGCAGTTGATCGGTGACGTGTGGGAGTGGACGTCGAGCGACCTCGCCCCGTACCCGGGCTTCCGGGCGTTCCCGTACAAGGAGTACTCGGAGGTCTTCTTCGGCCCCGAGTACAAGGTACTGCGCGGCGGTTCGTTCGCCGTGGACCCGGTGGCCTGCCGGGGCACCTTCCGCAACTGGGACTATCCGATCCGGCGGCAGATCTTCTCCGGCTTCCGCACCGCCCGCGACGCCGCCCCGGACGCCGCCTGA
- the egtA gene encoding ergothioneine biosynthesis glutamate--cysteine ligase EgtA — protein sequence MSDTVSDCKDGAEDRSALTEADVEALVRGICFKTGPPRRLGVELEWLVHEPLRPRLPVTQTRLDAAYAALRTLPLSSALTVEPGGQLELSSAPADSLMECVRSVSADLDTVRAALRADGLGLYGCGHDPWNPPTRYLRQPRYDAMEACLDRTGPEGRAMMCSSASVQVCLDAGYEEPGPLGHGRRWWLAHTLGAVLVAAFAHSPVARGRPTGWRSTRQYLWTALDPGRSGAPPLGPDPRGAWAERVLDAPVMCVRRDDGPWDVPEGLTFREWTRSAEGPTRADLDYHLTTLFPPVRPRGHLELRMIDAQPGPDGWIVPLAVTTALFDDPEAAETAYRTVKPLAERTNARAAPRNPLWTTAAREGLTDPELREAAAVCFAAAAEALPRLGADDGVQAAVAEFTERYVARGRCPADDLLAHAPHAPHAPHAPHAPHHGKEPRT from the coding sequence ATGTCCGATACGGTGAGCGACTGTAAAGACGGTGCGGAGGACCGCTCCGCGCTCACCGAGGCAGACGTGGAGGCGCTGGTACGAGGCATCTGCTTCAAGACCGGCCCGCCCCGCCGCCTCGGTGTCGAACTGGAATGGCTCGTCCACGAGCCGCTGCGACCACGGCTTCCCGTCACACAGACACGTCTCGACGCGGCATATGCCGCACTGCGGACCCTGCCCCTGAGTTCGGCGCTCACCGTCGAACCCGGCGGCCAGCTGGAGCTGAGTTCCGCTCCCGCCGACTCCCTGATGGAGTGCGTACGGTCCGTCTCCGCCGATCTCGACACGGTCCGCGCCGCCCTGCGCGCGGACGGCCTCGGCCTGTACGGCTGCGGTCACGACCCGTGGAATCCCCCCACCCGCTACCTCCGGCAGCCCCGCTACGACGCCATGGAGGCCTGTCTGGACCGCACCGGTCCCGAGGGCCGCGCCATGATGTGCTCCTCCGCCTCCGTCCAGGTGTGCCTGGACGCCGGGTACGAGGAGCCGGGCCCGCTCGGCCACGGCCGGCGTTGGTGGCTGGCGCACACGCTGGGCGCGGTGCTGGTCGCCGCGTTCGCGCACTCCCCCGTGGCCCGCGGCCGCCCCACGGGCTGGCGCTCGACCCGGCAGTACCTGTGGACCGCGCTGGACCCGGGCCGCAGCGGCGCCCCGCCGCTCGGCCCCGATCCCCGGGGCGCGTGGGCCGAACGGGTGCTGGACGCGCCCGTGATGTGCGTGCGCCGGGACGACGGTCCCTGGGACGTGCCGGAGGGCCTGACCTTCCGGGAGTGGACCCGGTCGGCCGAAGGTCCCACACGTGCCGACCTGGACTACCACCTCACCACCCTGTTCCCGCCGGTGCGGCCGCGCGGTCATCTGGAGTTGCGGATGATCGACGCCCAGCCCGGCCCGGACGGCTGGATCGTGCCGCTGGCGGTGACGACGGCCCTCTTCGACGACCCGGAGGCCGCCGAGACCGCCTACCGCACGGTCAAGCCTCTCGCCGAGCGCACGAACGCGCGCGCCGCCCCACGCAACCCGCTGTGGACGACCGCCGCCCGCGAGGGCCTGACCGATCCGGAGCTGCGCGAGGCCGCTGCCGTCTGCTTCGCCGCCGCCGCCGAGGCGCTGCCCCGGCTCGGCGCCGACGACGGCGTACAAGCGGCCGTCGCCGAGTTCACCGAACGCTATGTGGCCCGGGGCCGCTGCCCCGCCGACGATCTCCTGGCGCACGCACCGCACGCACCTCACGCGCCGCACGCACCTCACGCGCCGCACCACGGGAAGGAACCGCGCACATGA
- a CDS encoding TIGR02452 family protein, translating into MSARLRGLARETQEIVDRGGYRAPGGHEVSLAAAVEAARTGTRMHGPEPVRCGGGEGAEVERGGRHASASAAVEVTGESSLEAARRLARAADASDGQVAVLNFASARNPGGGFLNGAQAQEEALCRSSALYACLREVRAFYDHHREHRDPLYTHRVIHSPGVPVFRDDGGRLLDEPYRVAFLTAAAPNAGVLLSRAPERAAELPRALAVRAERVLEVAALHGHRRLVLGAWGCGVFRNDPAQVAAAFRALLVDEGAGGRFAHRFDQVVFAVLDRTKGAPVRDAFARTFATATATGASAVRRGGAQRQP; encoded by the coding sequence GTGAGCGCGCGGCTGCGTGGCCTCGCGCGGGAGACGCAGGAGATCGTCGACCGGGGCGGGTACCGGGCACCCGGGGGCCACGAGGTGTCGCTGGCCGCGGCGGTCGAGGCCGCGCGGACGGGGACGCGGATGCACGGGCCGGAGCCGGTGCGGTGCGGCGGGGGAGAGGGCGCGGAGGTCGAGCGGGGCGGACGGCACGCCTCGGCGTCTGCGGCCGTGGAAGTCACCGGGGAGAGCAGCCTGGAGGCCGCGCGGCGGCTCGCGCGGGCCGCAGACGCCTCCGACGGCCAGGTCGCCGTACTGAATTTCGCCTCGGCCCGCAACCCGGGCGGCGGCTTCCTCAACGGCGCCCAGGCCCAGGAGGAGGCGCTGTGCCGTTCCTCGGCGCTGTACGCCTGCCTGCGGGAGGTCCGCGCGTTCTACGACCACCACCGCGAGCACCGCGACCCGCTCTACACCCACCGGGTCATCCACTCGCCCGGGGTCCCCGTCTTCCGCGACGACGGGGGCCGACTGCTCGACGAGCCGTACCGCGTCGCGTTCCTCACCGCGGCGGCGCCCAACGCGGGCGTGCTGCTGAGTCGCGCGCCGGAGCGCGCCGCCGAGCTGCCGCGCGCCCTCGCGGTGCGGGCCGAGCGGGTCCTGGAGGTGGCCGCCCTGCACGGACACCGCCGGCTGGTCCTGGGCGCGTGGGGCTGCGGTGTGTTCCGCAACGACCCGGCCCAGGTGGCCGCCGCGTTCCGGGCACTCCTCGTGGACGAGGGCGCCGGTGGCCGGTTCGCGCACCGGTTCGACCAGGTCGTGTTCGCGGTCCTGGACCGTACGAAGGGCGCGCCGGTCCGTGACGCGTTCGCGCGTACGTTCGCGACGGCGACGGCCACGGGGGCGAGCGCGGTGCGGCGCGGGGGCGCTCAGCGCCAGCCGTAG
- a CDS encoding type II toxin-antitoxin system PemK/MazF family toxin → MTAFTDQDVPVPGRYGPSATTEADPRRVGPVRTEYSPAHDGDPDPGEIVWTWVPFEENDGRGKDRPVLVVAREPGGTLLAVQLSSKRHDGDREWVAIGSGPWDRSGRDSWVDVDRVLRLHEEGMRREACALDRMRFNSVVHRLRERYGWR, encoded by the coding sequence GTGACTGCCTTCACCGATCAGGACGTACCCGTACCCGGCCGCTACGGCCCCTCCGCCACCACCGAGGCGGACCCCCGCCGGGTGGGCCCCGTACGGACCGAGTACTCACCCGCGCACGACGGCGACCCGGACCCCGGGGAGATCGTCTGGACCTGGGTCCCCTTCGAGGAGAACGACGGGCGGGGGAAGGACCGCCCCGTTCTCGTCGTCGCACGTGAGCCGGGCGGGACACTGCTCGCGGTGCAGCTCTCCAGCAAGCGGCACGACGGGGACCGGGAGTGGGTGGCGATCGGGAGCGGGCCGTGGGACCGCTCCGGGCGGGACTCGTGGGTCGACGTGGACCGGGTGTTGCGGCTGCACGAGGAGGGCATGCGGCGCGAGGCGTGCGCGCTGGACCGGATGCGGTTCAACTCCGTGGTGCACCGGCTGCGGGAGCGCTACGGCTGGCGCTGA
- a CDS encoding LacI family DNA-binding transcriptional regulator — protein sequence MTYVMVHIPDRSTVPSPAPRSVPTSADVARLAGVSRATVSYVLNNTSAVRISEPTRRRVREAAEELGYVPHAAARSLRAGHSRMVLMPAPEVPVGPLYSQFINELQWALGRLDYTVVQYGQVGLRGDEAARAWAELRPVAVLLPGGGLGPQGVAVLKRSGARAVVTMGGERIEGAHALFMNHAEVGRSAGLHLYARGRRRIGVVMPEEPGLEAFSNPRLRGVRQAVEGTDATVTVLPLSYEEESAAELAARWSELNLDSVFAYNDEYAMLLMRALQDNGVAIPDDTAVVGADDLMLGRLLRPRLTTVHLELPSGRTLAELVDHAVQNDTAPPEVRQVLGAHVIPRDTS from the coding sequence ATGACGTACGTCATGGTGCACATACCCGACCGGTCCACCGTCCCGTCGCCCGCCCCACGTTCCGTGCCGACGAGCGCGGATGTGGCGCGCCTGGCGGGAGTGTCCCGGGCCACCGTCTCCTATGTCCTGAACAACACCAGTGCCGTACGGATCAGCGAACCCACCCGCCGACGCGTCCGTGAGGCCGCCGAGGAACTGGGTTACGTACCGCACGCCGCCGCCCGCAGCCTGCGCGCCGGCCACAGCCGCATGGTGCTCATGCCCGCCCCCGAGGTCCCCGTCGGACCGCTGTACAGCCAGTTCATCAACGAATTGCAGTGGGCGCTGGGCCGCCTGGACTACACCGTGGTCCAGTACGGCCAGGTCGGCCTGCGGGGCGACGAGGCGGCGCGCGCCTGGGCCGAACTGCGCCCGGTGGCGGTACTGCTGCCGGGCGGCGGGCTCGGCCCGCAGGGCGTCGCCGTGCTGAAACGGTCCGGTGCCCGCGCGGTGGTGACGATGGGGGGCGAGCGCATCGAGGGCGCGCACGCGCTCTTCATGAACCACGCGGAGGTCGGCCGCAGCGCCGGCCTCCACCTGTATGCGCGCGGCCGGCGCCGCATCGGGGTGGTGATGCCCGAGGAGCCGGGACTGGAGGCCTTCTCCAACCCCAGACTGCGGGGCGTACGGCAGGCGGTGGAGGGCACGGACGCGACCGTCACGGTCCTGCCGCTCTCGTACGAGGAGGAATCCGCCGCCGAACTGGCCGCCCGCTGGAGCGAGTTGAATCTCGACTCGGTGTTCGCCTACAACGACGAGTACGCCATGCTGCTGATGCGGGCGCTTCAGGACAACGGTGTCGCGATCCCCGACGACACGGCGGTCGTCGGGGCCGACGACCTCATGCTCGGCCGTCTCCTGCGCCCCCGCCTCACCACGGTCCATCTGGAGCTGCCGTCCGGCCGCACCCTGGCCGAACTCGTGGACCACGCGGTCCAGAACGACACGGCCCCACCCGAGGTGCGACAGGTCCTGGGCGCCCATGTCATCCCGAGGGACACGAGCTGA
- the trxA gene encoding thioredoxin yields the protein MSNSTVELTKDNFDQTVTDNDFVLIDFWASWCGPCRQFAPVYEKAAEENPDLVFGKVDTEAQPELAQAFGIQSIPTLMIVRDRVAVFAQPGALPEAALTDVIGQARNLDMEEVRKAVAEQQAQADAGEPEAGA from the coding sequence ATGAGCAACAGCACCGTGGAGCTCACCAAAGACAACTTCGACCAGACGGTCACGGACAACGACTTCGTCCTGATCGACTTCTGGGCGTCCTGGTGCGGGCCGTGCCGTCAGTTCGCCCCGGTGTACGAGAAGGCCGCGGAGGAGAACCCCGACCTGGTGTTCGGCAAGGTGGACACGGAGGCCCAGCCGGAGCTCGCGCAGGCGTTCGGGATTCAGTCGATCCCCACGCTGATGATCGTGCGGGACCGGGTCGCGGTGTTCGCTCAGCCGGGCGCGCTGCCGGAGGCCGCGCTGACGGACGTGATCGGGCAGGCGCGGAACCTGGACATGGAAGAGGTGCGCAAGGCCGTGGCCGAGCAGCAGGCGCAGGCCGACGCGGGTGAGCCGGAGGCGGGCGCGTAA
- a CDS encoding NAD(P)/FAD-dependent oxidoreductase, with protein sequence MTETESIAYDVVVLGAGPVGENVADRTRAAGLSTAVVENELVGGECSYWACMPSKALLRPVIARADARRLPGLAQAVQGPLDTDAVLRRRDYMASDWKDDGQVDWLNGIGVDLYRGHGRLAGPRTVVVEGADGDRRVLTARHAVAVCTGTRAALPDLPGLTDVRPWTSREATSGRAPGRLIVVGGGVVAVEMATAWQNLGAQVTMLVRGKGLLPRMEPFAGELIAEGLTEAGVDLRTGVSVTSVTREQAADPGAPGTSAPRGKGTVVAVTDGGERVEADEILFATGREPKTDAIGLETVGLEPGSWLGVDDSMRVEGSDWLYAVGDVNHRALLTHQGKYQARIAGAAIAARASGGTDEESAAWGAHAATADHGAVPQVVFTDPEAAAVGLSLAEAEQAGHRVRAVDVDFASVAGAGLYADGYRGRARMVVDLEEEILRGVTFVGPGVGELIHSATIAVVGEVPLSRLWHAVPSYPTLSEVWLRLLEAYRG encoded by the coding sequence ATGACGGAAACGGAATCCATCGCGTACGACGTCGTGGTGCTCGGGGCCGGGCCCGTGGGGGAGAACGTCGCCGACCGCACCCGCGCGGCCGGCCTGTCCACCGCGGTCGTGGAGAACGAGCTGGTCGGCGGCGAGTGTTCGTACTGGGCGTGCATGCCCAGCAAGGCCCTCCTCCGCCCGGTGATCGCCCGCGCCGACGCGCGCCGCCTGCCCGGACTCGCCCAGGCCGTGCAGGGCCCCCTCGACACGGACGCCGTTCTGCGACGGCGCGACTACATGGCGTCCGACTGGAAGGACGACGGCCAGGTCGACTGGCTGAACGGCATCGGCGTGGACCTGTACCGGGGGCACGGGCGCCTCGCCGGTCCCCGCACGGTCGTGGTGGAGGGGGCGGACGGGGACCGGCGGGTGCTCACGGCCCGGCACGCGGTCGCCGTGTGCACCGGCACCCGCGCCGCGCTCCCGGACCTGCCCGGCCTCACGGACGTACGCCCCTGGACCAGCAGGGAGGCGACCAGCGGACGGGCGCCGGGCCGGCTGATCGTCGTCGGCGGAGGTGTCGTCGCCGTGGAGATGGCCACCGCCTGGCAGAACCTGGGCGCACAGGTCACCATGCTGGTGCGTGGCAAAGGGCTGCTGCCGCGCATGGAGCCCTTCGCCGGGGAGCTGATCGCCGAGGGGTTGACCGAGGCGGGCGTCGACCTGCGGACCGGGGTGTCGGTCACCTCGGTGACCCGCGAACAGGCCGCGGACCCCGGCGCCCCGGGCACGTCGGCGCCCCGCGGGAAGGGGACGGTCGTGGCCGTGACCGACGGCGGCGAGCGCGTCGAGGCCGACGAGATCCTTTTCGCCACCGGCCGCGAGCCGAAGACCGACGCCATCGGTCTGGAGACGGTCGGGCTGGAGCCCGGCTCCTGGCTCGGCGTGGACGACAGCATGCGGGTGGAGGGCAGCGACTGGCTGTACGCGGTGGGTGACGTCAACCACCGGGCGCTCCTCACCCACCAGGGCAAGTACCAGGCCAGGATCGCCGGGGCGGCGATCGCGGCGCGGGCGTCGGGCGGCACGGACGAGGAGTCCGCGGCATGGGGCGCCCACGCGGCCACCGCCGACCACGGGGCCGTGCCCCAGGTCGTCTTCACCGACCCGGAGGCCGCGGCCGTCGGCCTCTCCCTCGCGGAGGCGGAACAGGCGGGCCACCGGGTCCGCGCGGTCGACGTCGACTTCGCCTCGGTCGCCGGCGCGGGGCTGTACGCCGACGGTTACCGGGGCCGGGCCCGCATGGTGGTGGACCTGGAGGAGGAGATCCTGCGCGGAGTCACGTTCGTCGGCCCCGGCGTCGGCGAACTGATCCACTCCGCGACGATCGCCGTCGTCGGCGAGGTCCCACTGAGCCGCCTCTGGCACGCGGTGCCGTCCTACCCCACCCTCAGCGAGGTCTGGCTCCGCCTCCTGGAGGCCTACCGAGGCTGA
- a CDS encoding peptide deformylase has protein sequence MASDTDRSTGRPIADLVEELLALEGPLPIVAAGDPVLRRGAEPFDGQLDPTLLDRFLAALRATMHAAPGVGLAAPQVGVPLRIAVIEDPAPVPEEVRVARGRVPQPFRVLVNPSYEAVGEERAAFFEGCLSVPGWQAVVARHARVRLRGLDARGAVLDEEFAGWPARIVQHETDHLDGTLYLDRAESRSLSTSEAVARWWAQPTPERAAGVLGFALPD, from the coding sequence ATGGCTTCAGACACTGACCGCAGCACCGGGCGTCCGATCGCCGACCTCGTCGAGGAACTCCTCGCCCTGGAGGGGCCGTTGCCGATCGTCGCCGCCGGTGATCCCGTGCTGCGACGGGGCGCGGAACCGTTCGACGGACAGCTCGACCCGACTCTGCTGGATCGTTTCCTCGCCGCCCTGCGCGCGACGATGCACGCGGCGCCCGGCGTCGGCCTCGCGGCGCCGCAGGTGGGCGTGCCGCTGCGCATCGCGGTGATCGAGGATCCGGCGCCGGTACCGGAGGAGGTACGGGTGGCGCGCGGTCGGGTGCCGCAGCCGTTCCGGGTGCTGGTGAACCCGTCGTACGAGGCCGTCGGGGAGGAGCGGGCCGCGTTCTTCGAGGGCTGCCTGAGCGTGCCCGGCTGGCAGGCAGTGGTCGCGCGGCACGCGCGCGTACGGCTGCGGGGGCTGGACGCGCGGGGGGCCGTGCTGGACGAGGAGTTCGCGGGGTGGCCGGCCCGGATCGTGCAGCACGAGACGGACCACCTGGACGGCACGCTGTATCTGGACCGGGCGGAGTCGCGGTCGCTCTCCACGAGCGAGGCGGTGGCGCGGTGGTGGGCGCAGCCGACGCCGGAACGGGCGGCGGGGGTGCTGGGGTTCGCTCTCCCTGACTGA
- a CDS encoding M48 family metallopeptidase: protein MEQTYYDHGTAAERWERARMFFDARDYAGAARVLGGLVEEVPEQTGPRLLLARAYYHSAQLRRAEVELRVLVERDPVEQYARLLLGRTLERQGRHEEAGPHLRLASALAGDFAEM from the coding sequence GTGGAGCAGACGTACTACGACCACGGGACGGCCGCGGAGCGCTGGGAGCGGGCGCGGATGTTCTTCGACGCGCGGGACTACGCCGGTGCGGCGCGGGTACTGGGCGGGCTCGTCGAGGAGGTGCCCGAGCAGACCGGGCCCCGGCTGCTGCTGGCCCGCGCCTACTACCACTCGGCGCAGTTGCGGCGGGCCGAGGTGGAGCTGCGGGTGCTCGTGGAGCGAGACCCCGTGGAGCAGTACGCCCGGCTGCTGCTGGGCCGGACCCTGGAGCGGCAGGGCCGTCACGAGGAGGCGGGGCCTCATCTGCGGCTCGCCTCCGCCCTGGCCGGTGACTTCGCCGAGATGTGA
- a CDS encoding pirin family protein codes for MSNLDREATPALCGGRGFVVAEPVRELLSPRRVRLGESTEVRRLLPNLGRRMVGAWCFVDHYGPDDIADEPGMQVPPHPHMGLQTVSWLHEGEVLHRDSTGSLQTVRPRELGLMTSGRAISHSEESPRSHARFLHGAQLWVALPDAHRHTDPRFEYHADLPEVTAPGLTATLILGEVDGTRSPGTTYTPIVGADLTLAHGTDVRLPLEPDFEYAVLSMSGEAHVDGVPLLPGSMLYLGCGRRDLPLRAASDAGLMLLGGEPFEEELVMWWNFIGRSQQDITQARQDWMTGSRFGEVKGYDGAPLPAPDLPPVPLKPRGRTR; via the coding sequence ATGAGCAATCTCGACCGCGAGGCGACGCCCGCGCTCTGCGGCGGCCGTGGATTCGTGGTGGCCGAACCGGTACGCGAACTCCTCAGCCCCCGCCGCGTGCGGCTCGGCGAGTCCACCGAGGTACGCCGTCTGCTGCCCAATCTGGGCCGCCGCATGGTCGGCGCCTGGTGCTTCGTCGACCACTACGGCCCCGACGACATCGCCGACGAGCCCGGCATGCAGGTCCCGCCGCACCCGCACATGGGCCTGCAGACGGTGAGCTGGCTGCACGAGGGCGAGGTGCTGCACCGTGACTCCACGGGCAGCCTGCAGACCGTCCGCCCGCGCGAGCTGGGCCTGATGACCTCCGGCAGGGCCATCAGCCACTCCGAGGAGAGCCCCCGTTCGCACGCCCGCTTCCTGCACGGCGCCCAGCTCTGGGTCGCCCTCCCCGACGCCCACCGCCACACCGATCCACGCTTCGAGTACCACGCGGACCTCCCCGAGGTCACCGCGCCGGGCCTGACGGCCACGCTCATCCTGGGCGAGGTCGACGGCACCCGCTCCCCGGGCACGACGTACACCCCGATCGTCGGCGCCGACCTGACCCTGGCCCACGGCACCGACGTACGCCTGCCGCTGGAACCGGACTTCGAGTACGCGGTCCTGTCCATGTCCGGAGAGGCCCACGTCGACGGCGTCCCGCTGCTCCCCGGCTCGATGCTCTACCTGGGCTGCGGCCGCCGCGACCTCCCCCTGCGCGCCGCCTCCGACGCCGGCCTGATGCTCCTGGGCGGCGAACCCTTCGAGGAGGAACTCGTCATGTGGTGGAACTTCATCGGCAGAAGCCAACAGGACATCACCCAGGCCCGCCAGGACTGGATGACCGGCTCCCGGTTCGGGGAAGTGAAGGGCTACGACGGCGCCCCGCTCCCGGCCCCCGACCTGCCGCCCGTTCCCCTCAAACCCCGAGGCAGGACCCGCTAG
- a CDS encoding NAD(P)-dependent oxidoreductase has translation MRVAVTGGDGFIGRYAVEYLAEQGHHAFSVDRASGVDILKDELESALKDVDGVLHLAGVLGTDELFDMVETAIEVNIKGTYRVLEACRANDARFVGITMPQVWKNVYQTTKQAAQNLSYAWHANFQVPVSHVRAFNAFGPGQKHYGVQKILPTFAVKAWSGEPIPVWGNGTQTVDLVHSADLGRMLAEALNFGDCEVFDGGTGVAFTVNQVAEMVLAVTGSKAGIEYLPMRKGETQTDLVAKGEGWDRLGWHPEFREQDLEQTVLHYRQYATTS, from the coding sequence ATGCGTGTTGCAGTCACGGGTGGTGACGGTTTTATCGGCCGCTACGCGGTCGAGTACCTCGCGGAACAGGGCCACCACGCCTTCTCCGTCGACCGCGCGTCCGGGGTCGACATCCTCAAGGACGAGCTGGAGTCGGCGCTCAAGGACGTGGACGGCGTGCTCCACCTGGCCGGCGTGCTCGGCACCGACGAACTGTTCGACATGGTCGAGACGGCCATCGAAGTGAACATCAAGGGCACGTACCGCGTGCTGGAGGCGTGCCGCGCGAACGACGCGCGTTTCGTCGGGATCACCATGCCGCAGGTGTGGAAGAACGTCTACCAGACCACCAAGCAGGCCGCGCAGAACCTCTCCTACGCGTGGCACGCCAACTTCCAGGTCCCGGTAAGCCATGTGCGCGCCTTCAACGCCTTCGGACCCGGCCAGAAACACTACGGCGTCCAGAAAATCCTGCCCACCTTCGCCGTGAAGGCATGGAGCGGTGAGCCCATCCCGGTGTGGGGCAACGGCACGCAGACCGTCGACCTGGTCCACTCCGCCGATCTCGGCCGCATGCTGGCCGAAGCCCTGAACTTCGGTGACTGCGAGGTCTTCGACGGCGGCACCGGGGTCGCCTTCACGGTCAACCAGGTGGCCGAGATGGTGCTCGCGGTGACCGGCTCCAAGGCCGGGATCGAGTACCTGCCAATGCGTAAGGGCGAGACCCAGACCGACCTCGTGGCGAAGGGAGAGGGCTGGGACCGGCTCGGCTGGCACCCGGAGTTCCGCGAGCAGGACCTGGAGCAGACGGTGCTGCACTACCGCCAGTACGCGACCACGTCCTGA